One segment of Panthera leo isolate Ple1 chromosome A3, P.leo_Ple1_pat1.1, whole genome shotgun sequence DNA contains the following:
- the UNC50 gene encoding protein unc-50 homolog — translation MLPSTSVNSPVQGNGVLNTRDAARHTAGAKRYKYLRRLFRFRQMDFEFAAWQMLYLFTSPQRVYRNFHYRKQTKDQWARDDPAFLVLLSIWLCVSTIGFGFVLDMGFFETIKLLLWVVFIDCVGVGLLISTLMWFISNKYLVKRQSRDYDVEWGYAFDVHLNAFYPLLVILHFIQLFFINHVILTDTFIGYLVGNTLWLVAVGYYIYVTFLGYSALPFLKNTVILLYPFAPLILLYGLSLALGWNFTHTLCSFYKYRVK, via the exons ATGTTACCAAGTACTTCAGTGAATTCCCCAGTGCAGGGGAATGGAGTGTTGAATACCAGGGATGCAGCAAGACACACAGCTGGAGCAAAACGCTACAAATACCTGAGAAGACTTTTTCGTTTTCGGCAGATGGACTTTGAGTTTGCTGCATGGCAGATGCTCTACCTGTTTACTTCCCCACAGAGAGTTTATAGAAATTTTCATTATCGAAAGCAGACAAAGGATCAGTGGGCCAGAGATGACCCGGCTTTCTTGGTCCTGTTAAGTATCTGGCTCTGTG TGTCCACCATAGGATTTGGCTTTGTTCTGGACATGGGATTTTTTGAGACAATAAAGCTTCTCCTTTGGGTTGTATTCATAGATTGTGTAGGCGTTGGTCTTCTCATATCAACTTTAATGTG GTTTATCTCTAACAAGTATTTAGTGAAACGGCAGAGCAGAGACTATGATGTGGAGTGGGGCTATGCCTTCGACGTGCATCTGAATGCTTTTTATCCTCTCCTAGTCATTCTGCACTTTATCCAGCTTTTCTTCATCAACC ATGTTATCCTGACAGACACCTTTATCGGATATTTAGTTGGAAATACCTTATGGTTGGTGGCAGTTGGCTATTATATCTATGTAACCTTCCTAGGATACAGTG cattgccatttttgaaaaatacggtaattcttctttatccatttgcacCTCTCATTCTGCTCTACGGCCTGTCACTAGCTCTAGGATGGAACTTCACGCACACACTGTGTTCTTTCTACAAGTACAGAGTGAAATGA
- the LOC122215963 gene encoding cytochrome c oxidase assembly factor 5, producing the protein MPRYYEDKPEGGACAGVKEDLGACLLQSDCVLQEGKSPRQCLKEGNCKALKYSFFECKRSMLDARSRFRGRKGY; encoded by the exons ATGCCCCGGTATTACGAGGATAAGCCGGAGGGCGGCGCGTGCGCGGGCGTGAAGGAGGACCTGGGCGCATGTCTGCTGCAGTCGGACTGTGTGCTCCAG GAAGGGAAATCCCCTCGACAGTGTCTGAAGGAAGGAAACTGCAAAGCtttgaaatactcattttttgAATGTAAAAGATCAATG ttGGATGCCAGATCAAGATTCCGAGGAAGAAAAGGATATTGA